The genomic DNA AGCCGCGGCGGAATGCCTGTATCCTCCCCACCACTTAGATTCTGCTTGCGAATCAAGGCTAAAATGCTTAATTAGATCAACATAAGCTCTGATGACCATGCCGCCCCACGCCTGCGTGCCTGCCAGAATAGGCAAATCGGCCGGTTTCAGTGATAATAACGGCTTTGGTTGCAGTCCAGAGCTCCACAGCTGATGGCGAGTGCGAAGAGACGATAGGCTCTGCGCGAGTAGAGCAGAAACAAGGACAACCTGGCTCCACGAAAAAAACAGATGGCCTTGTCTTTCCGAGCGACAAACGCCCACGAGGCGTCATTCACCAAAGATCTCCTTAAAGACTATCGTTGCGAGCGAAGTCATTGGAATATTATTATTTTACAAACAAACCTTGGAGCGAGACAATCTGCCGCGTTATCAGAAGAGGAATGAGCGATGATTCATTTATCAAGACGTGAGTTTGTTAAAGCGAGTGCGGCGGCCGCCCTATCCGCCTCCCTGCCGGCTGCGGCCTCCCCTACGCAGGCAGCGCCGGGGCTGTGGTGGGGCATGCTGCTGCACCTGGGCGTAAACATGTGGTCCGATAACCCGGTCGACAGCTGGGGTGCATTCAAACCGGACGAATTGCACTTGGTGTGCCAGGCTGATCACCTGCGCTTTGACGAATCCATCTGGCAGATGCTCACCCGCCGAATGCAGGCTGTAGGCATGAACCTCATCGTCATCGATCTCGGCGAAGGTCTGCGTTATGAAAGCCATCCGGAGCTATCTGTCAAGGGCTCCTGGCCCATCGGGCGGTTCCGCAAAGAGCTCAAGCGGCTGCGCGCCATGGGGCTGGAACCCATCCCCAAACTGAACTTTTCCACCGCCCATGACACCTGGTTAAAAGAATACAGCCGTCAGGTCTCCACGGCAGCGTATTACAAAGTGTGCGGTGATTTGATCCACGAGGTGTGCGATATCTTTGACACACCACGCTGTTTCCATCTCGGCTATGACGAGGAGACAGCCGGACATCAGTCCAAGTACAGCTATGCGATGGTGCGTCAGGGGGAGCTGTGGTGGCATGACTTTTTCTTCTTTATTCGGCAGGTGGAGAAGCGGGGCGTACGGCCCTGGATCTGGTCCGACTATTACTGGAACCACCCGGAGGAGTTTCTCCGCCGCATGCCCAAGTCCGTTCTGCAGAGCAACTGGTATTATGGCGCGGACTTTGACCCAGCAAAAGTGAAATACGTCCAGGCCTATCTGGACCTGGACCAAGCGGGATTCGATCAAGTGCCCACAGGCTCTAACTGGAGTACGGACGTCAACTTTTACGGTACCGTCTCCTTCTGCCGGAAAAATTTAACAGCGGACCGGCTGAAGGGATTTCTAATGGCGCCATGGTTTTTTACGCTGCCGGCGTATCAAGAAAAAATCCTTCAGGCCATCAGCCAGGTCGAAGAGATGATCCGAGATACGACGGCCGAGTGAGCGAGTGTGCGGGCGCAGCAATGCCATGCTCTGCCGGCTGCTTGAACTGAAGAGCGGACCGGCCATGTCGATCAGCCTGTCTTGTTTTTCGTCGTATAAACGAACTCTGTATAAAAAACTTTGCAATTTTGACCGTCAATATGTATTTTCTCTGACTGCCGTATTCCGACTGTGCATGCATTCAGTGCCAGCGCACTAACCCGCTTTGTTGTGGAGAGGACCATGCTGCTGAAAAAAAACTATTGGTTGATTCTCGCCCTGGTCATCGTCTCAATCGCCCTGCCCATATGGCTGTTGCGCCCGCCCCGTCCTGAATCACGCGATCACCCCTGGGACAAGGTGCAGAAAAAAAAGAGCAAAACAGATCATACTCATCTTCTCAAAGGTCCGTTTGGCAGCGGCCGGGAGGTCACGGTAGCCTGTCTGCAATGCCATCCGGACGCATCAGCGGAGATCATGCGGACCTCGCACTGGACCTGGGAGAGTGAACCCTTCCGGGTGCCCCAGCGGCAAATGCCGGTCCGGTTGGGAAAGAAAAACGCAATCAATAATTTCTGCATCGGCATTCGCTCCAACTGGCCGCCGTGTACCGCCTGTCACGCCGGGTATGGATGGAAGGACGCTGATTTCGATTTCACCAACCAAGAACTGGTCGACTGCCTGGTGTGCCACGACCACAGCGGCCAGTACATCAAGGGCGACGCCGGCATTCCGGAGAAAGGAGTGGATCTTCTCCTCTCTGCACGCAGCGTCGGCAATCCCACTCGGGAGAACTGCGGCGGCTGCCATTTTCGCGGCGGCGGCGGTAATGCCGTCAAACACGGCGACCTGGACGGAAGCCTCTATTACCCCAGCGAAGAGATCGATGTGCATATGGGCCGGCATAAGTTCCTCTGCACCGATTGCCACCAGACCAACAACCACGACATCAAAGGGCGGGCGTTCTGCATCTCTCCGGGCAGTGCCGATCAAATCCATTGCACCGATTGCCATGAATCAGACCTGCACCAGGATGAACGCATCAACCGCCACGTCGCCAGTGTCGGCTGCCCGACCTGCCACATCCCTTATGCCGCGGTAAAACAGGCCACCAAAGTCCATTGGGACTGGTCGCAGGCTGGCCAGGATCTGCCCGAGGATGACCACAATTATCTAAAAATCAAGGGCCGTTTCGTCTGGGAG from bacterium includes the following:
- a CDS encoding tetrathionate reductase family octaheme c-type cytochrome; its protein translation is MLLKKNYWLILALVIVSIALPIWLLRPPRPESRDHPWDKVQKKKSKTDHTHLLKGPFGSGREVTVACLQCHPDASAEIMRTSHWTWESEPFRVPQRQMPVRLGKKNAINNFCIGIRSNWPPCTACHAGYGWKDADFDFTNQELVDCLVCHDHSGQYIKGDAGIPEKGVDLLLSARSVGNPTRENCGGCHFRGGGGNAVKHGDLDGSLYYPSEEIDVHMGRHKFLCTDCHQTNNHDIKGRAFCISPGSADQIHCTDCHESDLHQDERINRHVASVGCPTCHIPYAAVKQATKVHWDWSQAGQDLPEDDHNYLKIKGRFVWEKNIVPDYRWYNCTSQHYLLGDKIDPDDVTELNRPNGDIHDPRAKIMPFKIHRAKQIYDATYNYLIQPNTAGPEGYWTKFDWDRAARIGSEAVGLPYSGNYGFARTDMYWTLTHMVSPKQKALQCTSCHGEGEKRLDWTLLGYPGDPMTHGSRKLQANH
- a CDS encoding twin-arginine translocation signal domain-containing protein → MIHLSRREFVKASAAAALSASLPAAASPTQAAPGLWWGMLLHLGVNMWSDNPVDSWGAFKPDELHLVCQADHLRFDESIWQMLTRRMQAVGMNLIVIDLGEGLRYESHPELSVKGSWPIGRFRKELKRLRAMGLEPIPKLNFSTAHDTWLKEYSRQVSTAAYYKVCGDLIHEVCDIFDTPRCFHLGYDEETAGHQSKYSYAMVRQGELWWHDFFFFIRQVEKRGVRPWIWSDYYWNHPEEFLRRMPKSVLQSNWYYGADFDPAKVKYVQAYLDLDQAGFDQVPTGSNWSTDVNFYGTVSFCRKNLTADRLKGFLMAPWFFTLPAYQEKILQAISQVEEMIRDTTAE